The sequence GTGCTCTTCGGCTACCTCGTGGACCACTTCCAGCTCACCCATGCCCAACGCGACGCGCTGAGCTGCTACCGACTCGCGCAGGCGGATGCGGCACGGCACCTCTTCCGCGTGGTGAGCGGCCTGGACTCCATGGTGCTGGGGGAGACGGAAATCTTCGGCCAGGTGAAGTCGGCCTACGACACGGCACTGAAAACCGGTACCACGGGCCGCATGCTGAACAAGCTGTTCCAGCGCGCCTTCAGCGTCGGCAAGCAGGTGCGCAATGAAACGAACATCCAGCGTGGCTCCACCTCCGTGGGCAGCGTGGCGGTGGATGTGGCGGCGAAGATTTTTGGCAGCCTCAAGGATTGCCGCGTGCTGCTCATTGGCGCCGGGGAGATGAGCCGCACCTGCGCCCAGAGCCTGCTCTCCCGCGGGGCGAAGAGCATCATCATCTCCAACCGCTCCCATGACCGCGCGGTGGAACTCGCCAAGGAAATGGGCGGCGAGGCCCTGCGCTTCGAAAGCTGGGAACGCGCGGTGCATGAAGTGGACATCATCATCAGCAGCACCAGCGCACCGCACTTCGTGGTGACCCCGGAACTGGTGGGGCCCACGATGCGTCGCCGCCACGGACGCCCCCTTTTCATCATCGACATCGCCGTGCCGCGCGACGTGGATCCTCGGGTCAATGATATTGAGGACGTGTACCTCTACGACATGGACGCGCTGAAGCTCATCGCGGACGAAGGTCGCCGTGACCGCGAGCGCGCTCTGGCGCAGTGCGAGGAAATCATCGAAGAGCAGTTGCGGAAGTTCGGCTATCAC is a genomic window of Roseimicrobium gellanilyticum containing:
- the hemA gene encoding glutamyl-tRNA reductase, with protein sequence MLLCLGLNHRTTPIELRERLAFAESKQPEAALQIQGLKGFEESVVLSTCNRVELFASCDDAYGDGALDVLFGYLVDHFQLTHAQRDALSCYRLAQADAARHLFRVVSGLDSMVLGETEIFGQVKSAYDTALKTGTTGRMLNKLFQRAFSVGKQVRNETNIQRGSTSVGSVAVDVAAKIFGSLKDCRVLLIGAGEMSRTCAQSLLSRGAKSIIISNRSHDRAVELAKEMGGEALRFESWERAVHEVDIIISSTSAPHFVVTPELVGPTMRRRHGRPLFIIDIAVPRDVDPRVNDIEDVYLYDMDALKLIADEGRRDRERALAQCEEIIEEQLRKFGYHEDSPPLPVTVTRLPDPPLNLETPHLEP